CGGCGACGGCGAGGTTTCAAGTTTTGGCGCGCTGTGCACGGCGCTTTCTGCTACCATTGGAACGGGAAACATTGTGGGTGTGGCGACTGCAGTGTGCTCCGGCGGCCCAGGAGCGCTTTTCTGGATGTGGATGGCCGCGTTTTTCGGCATGGCGACAAAATATGCCGAGGGCGTGCTGGCAATTAAATACCGCACGGTGGATGAAAATGGGCATGTTTTAGGCGGCCCGTTTTACTACATTGAGCGCGGCATGGGAAAACGGTGGAAGTGGCTTGCCAAGCTGTTTGCATTTTTCGGCGTTTGCGTGGGCCTGTTCAGTATCGGAACCTTTACGCAGATTAACGGCATTACCTCGGCGGTGAAAAACTTTTTCGACCCGGCAAACAGCTACATGGTGAGCCTGTTTGGCAGAGAATATTCCTGGTATGTGGTGATAGCGGGCTTGATTTTAACCGTTTGTGTGGCGCTGGTTATCATCGGCGGAATCCGCCGCATTGCAAACGTTACCCAAGTGATTGTGCCGTTTATGGCCATTACCTATGTGGTGTTCTGCCTGATTTTGCTGGTGCTCAATTACAGAGCAATTCCCGATGCGTTTGTTCAGGTCGTTCAGGGCGCTTTTAACCCCAGGGCCGTTACCGGAGGTGTTGTGGGCAGCATGATTGTTGCCATGCAAAAGGGCGTTGCGCGGGGCATTTTTTCTAACGAGTCCGGCCTGGGTTCCGCGCCCATTGCAGCTGCCGCGGCAAAGACCAAAGAGCCTGTGCGCCAAGGTTTGGTTTCTATG
This Congzhengia minquanensis DNA region includes the following protein-coding sequences:
- a CDS encoding alanine/glycine:cation symporter family protein produces the protein MDALNRIVLKINDIVWGMPLIIFILAVGIYLTVRLGVLQIRHLSKALKFMVKNEEGGDGEVSSFGALCTALSATIGTGNIVGVATAVCSGGPGALFWMWMAAFFGMATKYAEGVLAIKYRTVDENGHVLGGPFYYIERGMGKRWKWLAKLFAFFGVCVGLFSIGTFTQINGITSAVKNFFDPANSYMVSLFGREYSWYVVIAGLILTVCVALVIIGGIRRIANVTQVIVPFMAITYVVFCLILLVLNYRAIPDAFVQVVQGAFNPRAVTGGVVGSMIVAMQKGVARGIFSNESGLGSAPIAAAAAKTKEPVRQGLVSMTGTFIDTIVICTMTGLTIVLTGAWKIEGLEGVAVTTAAFQQGLPFATSVASFILMICLVFFAFTTILGWDYYSERCLEYLTGGNKKAVSVYRWIYLLAILIGPYMTVSLVWNIADVFNGLMAFPNLIALSVLSGVVIKETKEYFKKIK